The proteins below come from a single Parageobacillus thermoglucosidasius genomic window:
- the flgD gene encoding flagellar hook assembly protein FlgD: MTNSVDPSLLLENYRPPERKTGNQILGKDDFLKILLVQLQNQDPLNPMEDKEFIAQMANFSTLEQMINISSMFERLMQTQNNQALLRYSEWIGKNVYWQEEENTKSGVVKSVLQKDNQIFLELDNGSIINASLVIKVESK; this comes from the coding sequence GTGACAAATAGTGTTGATCCAAGCTTGTTATTGGAGAATTATCGGCCGCCCGAACGAAAAACCGGAAATCAAATATTAGGAAAAGACGATTTTTTAAAAATTTTGCTTGTCCAATTGCAAAACCAAGATCCGTTAAATCCGATGGAAGATAAAGAGTTTATTGCGCAAATGGCCAATTTTTCTACTCTAGAACAAATGATTAATATTTCAAGCATGTTCGAGCGGTTGATGCAAACGCAAAATAATCAGGCGCTGCTCCGCTACAGTGAATGGATCGGCAAAAACGTTTATTGGCAAGAAGAAGAAAACACGAAAAGCGGAGTTGTGAAATCGGTGTTGCAAAAAGATAATCAAATTTTTCTTGAATTGGATAATGGCTCAATAATCAATGCGAGCCTTGTTATAAAAGTTGAATCTAAATAA
- the flgG gene encoding flagellar basal body rod protein FlgG has product MLRSMYSGISAMKNFQVKLDVIGNNIANVNTYGFKKGRTIFKDLVSQQIAGASGPTANRGGVNPKQVGLGMQLAAIDTVHTQGSTQPTGRPLDLAISGDGFFVLGEKNGSTPNPDDLTNLLYTRSGNFYLDAGDNPNNTTNLDNDFRYIVSADGRYLLGTNNERIGIPKSAQSVSIGSDGTVSYVDSTGALQIAGKIQLAKFANNEGLEKVGDNLFRPTASSGVAIIGDVGANGTGTIVSGALEMSNVDLAEEFTEMIVAQRGFQANTRIITTSDEILQELVNLKK; this is encoded by the coding sequence ATGCTTCGTTCGATGTATTCGGGAATTAGCGCAATGAAAAACTTCCAAGTAAAGCTGGATGTCATCGGCAACAACATCGCCAATGTCAATACGTATGGCTTTAAAAAAGGAAGAACGATTTTTAAAGATTTAGTGAGCCAACAAATCGCCGGGGCAAGCGGTCCGACAGCAAATCGTGGCGGAGTAAACCCGAAGCAAGTTGGTTTAGGAATGCAGCTGGCAGCCATTGATACCGTCCATACGCAAGGGAGCACGCAACCGACAGGGCGCCCGCTAGATTTGGCGATTTCTGGCGACGGATTTTTTGTCTTAGGAGAGAAAAATGGAAGTACACCAAATCCAGATGATTTGACAAATCTATTATATACAAGATCAGGTAATTTTTATCTTGATGCTGGAGATAATCCTAATAATACTACTAATCTTGATAATGATTTTAGATATATTGTCAGTGCTGACGGACGCTATTTACTTGGTACAAATAATGAACGCATCGGAATTCCTAAAAGTGCGCAAAGTGTTAGTATTGGTTCAGATGGAACTGTAAGCTATGTAGATTCAACGGGAGCTTTACAGATCGCAGGTAAAATCCAATTAGCAAAATTCGCTAATAACGAAGGATTAGAAAAGGTAGGGGACAACCTTTTCAGACCGACAGCTAGTTCTGGCGTAGCAATTATAGGTGATGTTGGCGCCAATGGTACTGGCACGATCGTCTCTGGCGCCCTTGAAATGTCCAACGTCGACCTTGCCGAAGAGTTTACGGAAATGATCGTTGCGCAGCGCGGCTTCCAAGCAAATACGCGCATTATTACAACATCTGACGAAATTTTGCAAGAGCTTGTCAACTTGAAGAAATAG
- a CDS encoding flagellar FlbD family protein has product MITLTRLNGKKFVLNAIYIEQVEAFPDTTITLTNGKKFVVRESVQEVIALVSSFYRQVAVLRLPEGLGGSESEK; this is encoded by the coding sequence ATGATAACATTAACGCGGCTCAACGGAAAAAAGTTTGTATTAAACGCCATTTATATTGAACAAGTCGAAGCATTTCCGGATACAACGATTACATTGACGAACGGAAAAAAGTTTGTCGTGCGTGAATCAGTGCAAGAGGTTATCGCGTTGGTAAGCAGCTTTTACCGACAAGTCGCGGTGCTGCGCTTACCGGAAGGCTTAGGAGGATCAGAAAGTGAAAAGTAA
- the fliL gene encoding flagellar basal body-associated protein FliL, translating into MKSNRLIKTMLILLVIIALIGAIALIAVLKLTGEKEQSTPSADEIVESSIDIPEITTNLADGRYVKISFKIQTNSKKGKEEAEKRDFQIKNIIIEELSEMKAENFKGKEGMTSFEERLKQQINQIMQDGKVEQVYITSFVLQ; encoded by the coding sequence GTGAAAAGTAATCGGTTAATCAAAACGATGCTAATCCTATTAGTTATTATCGCCCTTATCGGTGCGATCGCGTTAATTGCCGTGCTGAAATTGACAGGGGAAAAAGAGCAAAGCACGCCAAGCGCTGACGAAATTGTGGAAAGTTCGATCGACATCCCTGAAATCACGACGAATTTAGCAGACGGAAGATATGTGAAAATTTCCTTTAAAATTCAAACAAACAGCAAAAAAGGAAAAGAAGAAGCGGAAAAACGCGACTTTCAAATCAAAAATATTATTATCGAAGAACTTTCAGAAATGAAAGCAGAAAATTTTAAAGGAAAAGAAGGAATGACTTCCTTTGAAGAGCGGTTAAAACAGCAAATTAATCAAATTATGCAAGATGGAAAAGTGGAGCAAGTATATATTACCTCCTTTGTCCTCCAATAG
- the fliM gene encoding flagellar motor switch protein FliM, whose translation MTTGEVLSQSEIDALLAALSTGEMSAEELKKEETGKRVKVYDFKRALRFSKDQIRSLTRIHENFARLLTTFFAAQLRTYVQISVASADQIPYEEFIRSIPKMTFLNVFEVPPLNGHILMEVNPNIAYAMLDRVMGGKGTSVNKIDNLTEIETRIISNLFDKAFSNLRDAWESVAEIDPVFTDFEVNPQFLQMISPNDTVVVISLNTQIGETSGMMNICIPYVVLEPIIPKLSVHYWMQAQKKESSPEETEALERRIRFAKLPIIAELGTATITIQDFLQLEVGDVIELDQSIQQPLLIKVGDIPKFTGQPGKRNKRLAVQILDTFKGAENYDDE comes from the coding sequence ATGACGACTGGCGAAGTATTATCACAAAGCGAAATCGACGCGTTATTGGCAGCATTGTCCACGGGGGAAATGAGCGCGGAAGAATTAAAAAAGGAAGAAACAGGAAAGCGCGTGAAAGTATATGACTTTAAGCGGGCGCTTCGCTTTTCAAAGGACCAAATCCGCAGTTTAACGCGCATTCACGAAAATTTTGCGAGATTATTGACAACTTTTTTCGCAGCGCAATTACGTACATATGTGCAAATATCGGTGGCGTCGGCCGATCAAATCCCGTATGAAGAGTTTATTCGTTCCATTCCGAAAATGACGTTTTTAAACGTCTTTGAAGTTCCGCCGCTGAATGGGCATATATTGATGGAAGTAAACCCAAATATCGCCTATGCGATGCTTGATCGTGTGATGGGCGGAAAAGGAACAAGTGTGAACAAAATCGATAATTTAACGGAAATTGAAACGCGGATTATATCCAATTTATTTGATAAAGCTTTTTCCAATTTACGCGATGCATGGGAATCGGTTGCGGAAATTGACCCTGTTTTCACTGATTTTGAAGTCAATCCGCAGTTTTTGCAAATGATATCGCCGAATGACACGGTTGTCGTGATTTCGTTGAACACACAAATCGGCGAGACGAGCGGGATGATGAATATTTGCATTCCTTATGTAGTGCTGGAGCCGATTATCCCAAAGCTGTCTGTCCATTATTGGATGCAGGCGCAAAAAAAAGAAAGTTCGCCGGAAGAAACAGAGGCGCTTGAACGGCGGATTCGTTTCGCCAAACTTCCGATTATCGCTGAGCTTGGCACGGCAACCATTACCATTCAAGACTTTTTGCAGCTGGAAGTCGGCGATGTCATTGAACTCGATCAATCTATCCAGCAACCGCTTCTTATTAAAGTCGGGGATATTCCGAAATTTACTGGTCAGCCAGGAAAGAGAAATAAAAGGCTGGCGGTGCAAATTTTAGATACGTTTAAGGGGGCAGAAAATTACGATGATGAATGA
- the fliY gene encoding flagellar motor switch phosphatase FliY: MMNDGMLSQDEIDALLRGSAGNDEIPQLDEILSPLEQDALGEIGNISFGSSATALSVLLNQKVEITTPSVSIIQRKNVDSEFPLPYVAIQVNYTDGFLGTNLLVIKQEDAAIIADLMLGGDGTNTADELGEIQLSAVQEAMNQMMGSAATSMSTIFGKRVDISPPTLHLLNVREEKGIEYLPNEDVFIKVSFRLKIGDLIDSNIMQLLPVDFAKELVKQLLHSSGESSGEPTSSNSVPEAEKEAAAQEAAVSQPSVTTEAIGAQPSYEPSKTAAHETANHFGANAKSGERQIQSVDFAEFEPSPSADTEVKNLSLLLDVPLQVTVELGRTKRSVQEILQLSSGSIIELDKLAGEPVDILVNNKLIAKGEVVVIDENFGVRVTDIISQSDRLKKLK, encoded by the coding sequence ATGATGAATGATGGCATGCTATCCCAAGATGAAATCGATGCGCTGCTGCGCGGATCAGCTGGAAATGACGAAATTCCCCAGCTGGATGAAATATTATCGCCGCTTGAGCAAGACGCGTTAGGGGAAATTGGCAACATTTCGTTTGGCAGTTCGGCAACAGCGCTGTCAGTGTTGCTCAATCAAAAAGTGGAGATTACGACGCCAAGCGTCTCGATCATTCAGCGGAAAAATGTCGACAGCGAATTTCCGCTGCCGTATGTAGCGATTCAAGTCAATTATACAGATGGATTTTTAGGGACGAATTTGCTTGTCATTAAGCAAGAAGATGCGGCCATTATTGCGGACTTGATGCTCGGAGGAGACGGAACGAATACGGCGGATGAGTTGGGAGAAATTCAACTGAGCGCTGTGCAGGAAGCGATGAACCAAATGATGGGGTCAGCAGCGACATCGATGTCCACTATTTTCGGAAAACGCGTCGATATTTCTCCCCCGACTCTTCACTTGCTCAATGTCAGGGAAGAAAAAGGAATCGAATATTTACCGAACGAAGACGTATTTATTAAAGTCTCTTTCCGCTTGAAAATTGGCGATTTGATTGATTCAAACATTATGCAGCTATTGCCGGTTGATTTTGCGAAAGAACTTGTGAAACAGCTGCTTCATTCCAGCGGCGAATCCAGTGGCGAACCAACTTCTTCCAACAGCGTGCCAGAAGCGGAAAAAGAAGCCGCTGCGCAAGAGGCGGCGGTCTCCCAGCCGTCTGTAACGACCGAAGCAATCGGAGCCCAGCCGTCTTATGAACCGTCCAAAACGGCGGCACATGAAACAGCCAATCATTTTGGAGCGAACGCCAAATCAGGAGAACGGCAAATTCAATCGGTTGATTTTGCTGAATTTGAACCGTCTCCATCAGCGGATACAGAAGTCAAAAACTTGTCGCTTCTCCTTGATGTTCCGCTTCAAGTCACCGTTGAACTTGGCCGTACAAAACGTTCTGTTCAAGAAATTTTGCAGTTGTCATCGGGCTCGATTATTGAATTGGATAAATTGGCCGGGGAACCTGTTGATATATTGGTGAACAATAAGCTCATTGCTAAAGGGGAAGTCGTTGTGATCGATGAAAATTTTGGCGTGCGCGTG